One window of the Anolis sagrei isolate rAnoSag1 chromosome 5, rAnoSag1.mat, whole genome shotgun sequence genome contains the following:
- the LOC132775392 gene encoding hyaluronidase-like, whose amino-acid sequence MCHPWIKCLPVWLLLMVANGSTIMPTRAPLFPNKAFIVVWNAPTEQCRLRFNVSLDLNIFNVLSNPNETLSGPTVTIFYHTRLGYYPYFNDNGDSINGGIPQNQSIIKHLNKAKSDIDHVITMKKFQGLGVIDWENWRPQWDRNWGNKTIYKNKSLELVRKRHPHWPKNAVHKAAKEEFENAGKNFMNSTLSLAENMRPSGLWGYYLYPDCYNYDYKTKRNTYTGKCPDIASSRNDLLLWLWKESTALYPSIYLDKRLKSSPNSLKFVHYRVKEAIRIASIARKDYALPVFVYSRPFYAYTFQALTEIDLVHTIGESASLGAAGVVLWGSIQYANSYENCLTVKKYVDGPLGHYIMNVTSAAKLCSKVLCKKNGRCIRKNSESFDYLHLHPQSFKIRFSKATNKVSVVGKMKRKDKAAMKEKFMCQCYQGWTGKYCEMPNFKKKV is encoded by the exons ATGTGCCATCCATGGATCAAATGCCTACCAGTATGGCTCTTATTGATGGTGGCTAATGGGAGTACAATTATGCCTACAAGAGCTCCATTGTTTCCCAACAAGGCTTTCATAGTGGTGTGGAATGCACCTACTGAACAATGCCGACTACGCTTCAATGTGTCTTTAGATCTAAACATTTTCAATGTGCTATCAAATCCTAATGAAACCTTGAGTGGGCCTACTGTGACAATATTTTATCACACTCGGTTGGGATACTATCCCTATTTTAATGACAATGGAGATTCTATCAATGGAGGTATACCACAGAACCAGAGCATTATCAAGCACCTAAACAAGGCCAAGTCGGACATTGATCATGTCATAACCATGAAGAAATTCCAAGGGCTTGGAGTTATTGACTGGGAAAACTGGAGACCACAATGGGACCGGAATTGGGGAAATAAAACAATTTACAAAAACAAATCTCTTGAACTTGTTAGAAAGAGGCACCCACATTGGCCCAAGAATGCAGTTCACAAAGCTGCtaaggaagaatttgaaaatgctGGCAAGAATTTTATGAACAGCACCCTTTCTCTTGCTGAAAATATGAGACCAAGTGGATTATGGGGTTACTACCTGTACCCAGACTGCTATAATTACGATTACAAGACCAAGAGGAATACATATACAGGCAAATGCCCAGATATTGCATCTTCACGTAATGATCTTCTGCTTTGGCTTTGGAAAGAAAGTACTGCCCTTTATCCTTCAATATACCTGGATAAGAGGCTGAAGTCAAGCCCGAATTCCTTGAAATTTGTACACTACCGGGTTAAAGAGGCAATACGCATTGCTTCCATTGCTAGGAAAGACTATGCTTTACCTGTTTTTGTGTACTCTAGGCCATTTTATGCCTATACATTCCAGGCTTTGACAGAG ATTGACTTGGTGCATACTATTGGTGAGAGTGCATCCTTGGGGGCAGCAGGAGTTGTCCTCTGGGGAAGTATCCAGTATGCCAATTCTTAT GAAAACTGTCTTACTGTGAAAAAATATGTAGATGGTCCCTTGGGGCATTACATCATGAATGTGACCTCTGCAGCCAAGCTCTGTAGCAAAGTCCTATGTAAGAAGAATGGAAGATGCATTCGTAAAAACAGCGAATCATTTGATTATTTGCACTTGCATCCACAGAGTTTTAAGATTAGGTTTTCCAAAGCAACGAACAAAGTCTCTGTTGTAGGAAAGATGAAGAGGAAAGACAAGGCAGCCATGAAAGAAAAATTTATGTGCCAGTGTTACCAAGGCTGGACTGGGAAATATTGTGAAATGCCTAACTTCAAAAAGAAGGTATGA